The following are encoded in a window of Pseudomonas graminis genomic DNA:
- a CDS encoding ABC transporter ATP-binding protein, giving the protein MANLTIRNLQKGFDGHQIIKGIDLDVKDREFVVFVGPSGCGKSTLLRLIAGLEDVTSGSIELDGREITQVTPAKRDLAMVFQTYALYPHMTVGKNLSFALDLAGTPKAEVKKKVDEAARILELGPLMERKPKQLSGGQRQRVAIGRAIVRNPKIFLFDEPLSNLDAALRVQTRLELSRLHKELQATMIYVTHDQVEAMTLADKVVVLNGGRVEQVGSPLELYHHPANLFVAGFLGTPKMGFLKGTISRVETSACEVTLEAGTKVLLPFTNAQQSVGDAVTLGIRPEHLELASEGDCQLTVIADVSERLGSDTYCHVRTTSGEPLTMRIRGDLASQYGETLKLHLNSAHCHLFDAQGQVIRRALQAAA; this is encoded by the coding sequence ATGGCTAACCTGACAATCAGAAATCTGCAAAAAGGCTTCGACGGCCACCAGATCATCAAAGGCATCGACCTGGACGTGAAAGACCGCGAGTTCGTGGTCTTCGTCGGTCCGTCGGGCTGTGGCAAATCCACCCTGCTGCGCCTGATCGCCGGCCTGGAAGACGTCACCAGCGGCAGCATCGAGCTCGATGGCCGCGAGATCACCCAAGTCACCCCGGCCAAGCGCGACCTGGCAATGGTGTTTCAGACCTACGCCCTGTACCCGCACATGACCGTTGGCAAAAACCTGTCCTTCGCCCTGGACCTGGCTGGCACGCCAAAGGCCGAGGTCAAGAAAAAGGTCGACGAAGCCGCGCGCATCCTCGAGCTGGGCCCGCTGATGGAGCGCAAGCCCAAGCAACTGTCGGGTGGACAACGCCAGCGCGTCGCGATCGGTCGCGCCATCGTGCGCAACCCGAAAATCTTCCTGTTCGACGAACCCTTGTCCAACCTCGACGCCGCCCTGCGCGTGCAGACCCGGCTGGAACTGTCGCGCCTGCACAAAGAGCTGCAAGCCACGATGATCTACGTGACCCACGATCAGGTCGAAGCCATGACCCTGGCCGACAAGGTGGTCGTGCTCAACGGTGGTCGCGTCGAGCAAGTGGGCTCGCCGCTGGAGCTGTACCACCATCCGGCCAACCTGTTCGTCGCGGGCTTTCTCGGCACGCCGAAAATGGGCTTCCTCAAGGGCACCATCAGTCGCGTCGAAACGTCGGCCTGTGAAGTTACTCTGGAGGCGGGAACAAAAGTGCTGCTGCCCTTCACCAACGCGCAACAGAGCGTGGGCGATGCCGTGACCCTGGGCATTCGTCCCGAGCATCTGGAGCTGGCCAGCGAGGGCGATTGCCAGTTGACCGTCATCGCCGACGTCAGCGAACGCCTGGGCAGCGACACCTATTGCCACGTGCGCACCACTTCCGGCGAGCCGCTGACCATGCGGATTCGCGGTGACCTGGCCAGCCAGTACGGCGAAACCCTGAAACTGCATCTGAACAGCGCGCACTGCCACCTGTTCGACGCTCAGGGCCAGGTCATCCGCCGCGCGCTGCAGGCCGCTGCCTGA
- a CDS encoding carbohydrate kinase family protein: MYLVCGEALFDFFCQPDSGQSNKVGYQAIAGGSPFNVAVGLRRLGIDAGFFAGISSDYLGKRLLTVLAEEGVRDDFLVHIDAPTTLSMVAVGADGSPQYSFRGEGCADRMLSVEHLPTLDDSVRGLHVGSFSLVVQPVAEALLTLVRRESGKRLITFDPNVRLNPAPSIELWRSQVAKFAEHAHIIKVSDEDLELLYPQKDAAAVAEGWLKDNCQWVIMTRGRQGATVFTRALGTWSVAARKVETVDTVGAGDTFQAALIAFLTERGLDAPSALAGVDRETLTKMLEFAVTAAAVTCTREGPDLPYRAEVV; encoded by the coding sequence ATGTATCTGGTCTGTGGCGAAGCACTGTTTGATTTTTTCTGTCAGCCGGACAGCGGACAAAGCAACAAAGTGGGTTATCAAGCCATCGCCGGCGGTTCGCCATTCAACGTCGCGGTGGGGCTACGCCGGCTGGGCATCGATGCCGGGTTCTTCGCCGGGATTTCCAGCGATTACCTGGGCAAGCGCCTGCTGACGGTGCTGGCGGAAGAAGGCGTGCGCGATGACTTTCTCGTGCATATCGACGCGCCCACCACGCTGTCGATGGTCGCCGTGGGCGCGGACGGCTCGCCGCAGTACAGCTTTCGCGGTGAAGGCTGCGCGGACCGGATGCTGAGCGTCGAGCATCTGCCGACGCTGGACGACAGCGTGCGCGGCTTGCATGTGGGTTCGTTTTCACTGGTGGTGCAGCCGGTCGCCGAGGCGCTGCTGACGCTGGTGCGGCGGGAAAGCGGCAAGCGGCTGATTACGTTCGATCCCAACGTACGGCTGAATCCGGCGCCGAGCATCGAGCTGTGGCGCAGTCAGGTGGCGAAGTTTGCCGAGCATGCGCACATCATCAAGGTCAGTGATGAGGATCTGGAGCTGTTGTATCCGCAGAAGGATGCGGCGGCGGTGGCCGAGGGTTGGCTGAAGGACAATTGCCAGTGGGTGATCATGACCCGCGGTCGTCAGGGCGCCACCGTGTTTACGCGGGCGCTGGGCACGTGGTCGGTGGCGGCGCGCAAGGTGGAGACGGTTGATACGGTGGGGGCCGGGGATACGTTTCAGGCGGCGTTGATTGCGTTTCTGACGGAGCGGGGTCTCGATGCGCCCTCTGCTTTGGCGGGGGTAGATCGCGAGACGCTGACGAAGATGCTCGAGTTTGCGGTGACGGCGGCGGCGGTGACCTGTACGCGTGAGGGGCCAGATTTGCCCTATCGGGCGGAGGTCGTCTAG
- the ahpC gene encoding alkyl hydroperoxide reductase subunit C encodes MPIINSQVKPFKATAYKNGNFVEVSDADLKGKWSVVFFYPADFTFVCPTELEDLADNYAAFQQLGVEIYSVSTDTHFAHAAWHNTSPAIGKIQYTMIGDPTLTISRNFDVLIEEAGLADRGTFVINPEGEIKIVELNDGGVGRDASELLRKIKAAQYVAAHPGEVCPAKWKEGEATLAPSLDLVGKI; translated from the coding sequence ATGCCTATCATCAACAGCCAAGTCAAACCGTTCAAAGCAACTGCTTACAAGAACGGCAACTTCGTAGAAGTGTCGGACGCCGACCTGAAAGGCAAATGGTCTGTGGTGTTCTTCTACCCGGCTGACTTCACCTTCGTTTGCCCGACCGAGCTGGAAGACCTGGCCGACAACTACGCTGCCTTCCAACAGCTGGGCGTCGAGATCTACAGCGTTTCCACCGACACCCACTTTGCCCACGCTGCCTGGCACAACACTTCGCCAGCCATTGGCAAAATCCAGTACACCATGATCGGTGACCCGACGCTGACCATCTCCCGCAACTTCGACGTACTGATCGAAGAAGCAGGTCTGGCTGACCGTGGCACTTTCGTGATCAACCCGGAAGGCGAAATCAAAATCGTCGAACTGAACGACGGTGGTGTTGGCCGTGACGCTTCCGAGCTGCTGCGCAAAATCAAGGCCGCTCAGTACGTTGCTGCACACCCGGGCGAAGTCTGCCCAGCCAAGTGGAAAGAAGGCGAGGCCACTCTGGCTCCGTCCCTGGACCTGGTTGGCAAGATCTAA
- a CDS encoding dipeptidase — protein MDFSLKQIAAALMLAGVSSFAPAAFANLTAQQSGTIVGSFKENAVTDFRQFLKTVSTTDVAKAAGIEPAINAFLANKKLSADEQNDIHRLLGIYARVKYGSAATETLRELVAIPTFQTAGIAQHDNPAFIKIAEKIKTLAQSFNLTFRNIDNRVYEVSLEGSSPEVVGIHAHADVVPVTPENWLLADGTRLDPFKVTLIGDRMYGRGTEDDKNGIVVALYAMKVIKEEKLPLARNFKLLIDTTEETSGDAIPYYFERNPTPAYNLALDGSYPVVIAEKGYGTVMASFPRRTAEGTGAEITSMTGGMATNQIPSKSVVTLVSDHPAELAAELQKAGADYAQRNGGNFKVDAEVAGQDVKLTVTGVSAHSSEPESGVNPVARMLDFINGLDGKVALKHNAITDAAHYAADNWGLDYLGAKLGVGFSDEFMGPLTASQTYVAMDDKAFKLAVNLRVPRGKTPEALKAEIAQKLTAWTQQSHITPGFNYSIAEPMYRNPEGEWVKALLAVATENLGMEHKFGTSAGATSVHELPNGVQFGLAKPDVKYTGHTDAEFKTTEQFLLDLQIVTEMMGRIGQLPKL, from the coding sequence ATGGACTTTTCGCTCAAGCAAATCGCCGCTGCACTGATGCTGGCCGGCGTATCCTCTTTCGCACCCGCCGCTTTCGCCAACCTCACCGCGCAACAGAGCGGCACGATTGTCGGCAGTTTCAAGGAAAACGCCGTTACGGATTTCCGCCAGTTCCTCAAGACCGTCAGCACCACCGACGTGGCCAAGGCTGCGGGCATCGAACCGGCGATCAACGCTTTCCTCGCCAACAAGAAGCTTTCAGCCGATGAGCAGAACGATATCCATCGCCTGCTGGGCATTTACGCGCGGGTGAAATACGGCAGCGCCGCCACCGAAACCCTGCGTGAGCTGGTCGCCATCCCCACGTTCCAGACCGCTGGCATCGCGCAGCACGACAACCCGGCGTTCATCAAGATTGCCGAGAAAATCAAAACCCTCGCCCAGTCGTTCAACCTGACCTTCCGCAACATCGACAATCGCGTGTATGAAGTCTCGCTTGAGGGCTCAAGCCCTGAGGTAGTGGGGATTCACGCCCACGCCGACGTCGTGCCGGTCACCCCGGAAAACTGGTTGCTGGCCGACGGCACTCGCCTCGATCCGTTCAAAGTGACCCTGATCGGCGACCGCATGTACGGGCGTGGCACCGAGGATGACAAAAACGGCATCGTCGTCGCGCTGTACGCCATGAAGGTGATCAAGGAAGAAAAGCTGCCCCTGGCGCGCAATTTCAAGCTGCTGATCGACACCACTGAAGAAACCTCCGGTGACGCCATTCCCTATTACTTCGAGCGCAACCCGACGCCGGCCTACAACCTGGCGCTCGACGGCAGCTACCCGGTGGTCATCGCAGAGAAAGGTTACGGCACGGTCATGGCCAGCTTTCCCCGTCGCACCGCCGAAGGCACTGGCGCCGAAATCACCTCGATGACCGGCGGCATGGCGACCAACCAGATCCCGTCGAAATCAGTCGTGACGCTGGTCAGCGATCACCCCGCTGAACTGGCAGCCGAGTTGCAGAAAGCCGGCGCCGATTACGCCCAGCGCAACGGTGGCAACTTCAAGGTCGACGCAGAAGTCGCGGGCCAGGACGTCAAGCTGACGGTCACCGGCGTCTCGGCCCACTCCTCCGAACCTGAATCAGGGGTTAACCCGGTGGCGCGGATGCTCGATTTCATCAACGGCCTGGACGGCAAAGTCGCGCTCAAGCACAACGCGATCACCGACGCCGCGCACTACGCCGCTGACAACTGGGGCCTGGATTACCTGGGCGCCAAACTGGGCGTTGGCTTCAGCGATGAGTTCATGGGGCCGTTGACGGCCTCGCAGACCTACGTGGCGATGGACGACAAAGCCTTCAAGCTGGCGGTCAACCTGCGTGTACCAAGGGGCAAAACACCGGAAGCGCTGAAGGCGGAAATCGCTCAGAAGCTGACGGCCTGGACCCAGCAGAGCCACATCACGCCGGGCTTTAATTACTCGATCGCCGAGCCGATGTACCGCAATCCCGAGGGCGAGTGGGTCAAGGCGCTGCTGGCCGTCGCCACCGAGAACCTGGGCATGGAGCACAAGTTCGGCACGTCCGCCGGCGCCACGTCAGTGCACGAGCTGCCCAACGGGGTGCAGTTCGGTCTGGCCAAACCCGACGTCAAATACACCGGTCACACCGACGCCGAGTTCAAGACCACCGAGCAGTTCCTGCTGGACCTGCAGATCGTCACCGAAATGATGGGCCGCATCGGTCAGCTGCCGAAACTCTGA
- the xylB gene encoding xylulokinase encodes MFLGIDCGTQGTKAIVLDAVSGKVLGEGSAAHHMISGANGRREQDVQEWLDAFEQATAAALQQAGVSGTDIQAIGVSGQQHGLVMLDESGQVLRPAKLWCDTESSPENDRLLAYLGGETGSLERLGIAIAPGYTVSKLLWSKEQFPELFARIDKILLPHDYLNYWLTGRSCSEFGDASGTGYFNVRTRQWDLDILQHIDPTGRLVKALPELIEAHQPVGTILPAIAERLGLNPKAIVSSGGGDNMMGAIGTGNIAPGSITMSLGSSGTVYAFAEAGNVSAQPSVATFCSSSGGWLPLICTMNLTNATSAIRELFALDIGAFNAAVASSPIGAQGVLVLPFLNGERVPALPHATGSILGLDSTNLTQANLCRAVVEGTTFGLRYGLDLLRDSGIKSDNIRLIGGGAKSAVWRQIVADIMDTPVICTTGTEAAALGAAIQAAWCHSHAKGDGESLQALTERCVSLDPASETRPVPEHVAAYHAVYQHYRTQLQGL; translated from the coding sequence ATGTTTCTCGGCATCGATTGCGGCACCCAAGGCACCAAGGCGATTGTTCTGGATGCCGTCAGCGGAAAGGTTCTGGGCGAAGGCTCGGCGGCCCATCACATGATCAGCGGCGCCAACGGGCGCCGCGAGCAGGATGTGCAGGAATGGCTCGATGCGTTCGAGCAGGCGACGGCGGCGGCGTTGCAGCAGGCAGGAGTGTCCGGCACGGACATTCAGGCGATCGGCGTGTCCGGGCAGCAGCATGGCCTGGTGATGCTCGATGAGTCCGGCCAGGTGCTGCGCCCGGCCAAGCTGTGGTGCGACACCGAATCCTCGCCCGAAAATGATCGCCTGCTGGCATATCTGGGCGGTGAAACCGGGTCGCTGGAGCGTCTGGGTATCGCCATCGCGCCGGGCTACACGGTTTCCAAGCTGCTGTGGAGCAAAGAGCAGTTTCCCGAGTTGTTTGCCCGCATCGATAAGATCCTGCTGCCCCATGACTACCTCAATTACTGGCTGACCGGCCGCAGCTGCAGCGAGTTCGGCGACGCGTCGGGCACCGGTTATTTCAACGTGCGCACCCGCCAGTGGGATCTCGACATCCTTCAGCACATCGACCCCACTGGCCGGCTGGTCAAGGCGCTGCCGGAGCTGATCGAGGCGCATCAGCCGGTGGGCACAATTCTTCCTGCCATCGCCGAGCGGCTGGGCCTCAACCCGAAGGCCATCGTCTCCAGCGGCGGTGGCGACAACATGATGGGCGCGATCGGCACCGGCAATATTGCGCCGGGCTCGATCACCATGAGCCTGGGTTCGTCGGGCACGGTCTACGCCTTTGCCGAGGCAGGCAACGTCAGTGCGCAGCCGTCGGTGGCAACCTTCTGCTCCTCGTCGGGCGGCTGGCTGCCGCTGATCTGCACCATGAACCTGACCAACGCCACCAGTGCCATCCGCGAGCTGTTCGCGCTGGACATCGGCGCCTTCAACGCAGCGGTCGCGTCGTCACCGATAGGCGCCCAAGGCGTGCTTGTGCTGCCATTCCTCAACGGCGAACGCGTGCCCGCCCTGCCCCACGCCACCGGCAGCATCCTCGGGCTGGACAGCACTAATCTGACCCAGGCCAACCTGTGCCGCGCGGTGGTCGAGGGCACTACCTTCGGGCTGCGTTACGGTCTGGACCTGTTGCGTGACAGCGGCATTAAAAGCGATAACATCCGCCTGATCGGTGGCGGCGCCAAAAGCGCAGTCTGGCGGCAGATCGTGGCCGACATCATGGACACGCCGGTCATCTGCACCACCGGCACCGAAGCGGCCGCCCTGGGCGCGGCGATTCAGGCGGCGTGGTGTCATTCCCACGCCAAAGGTGACGGTGAATCGCTGCAGGCCCTGACCGAGCGTTGCGTCAGTCTTGATCCGGCCAGCGAAACCCGGCCGGTTCCCGAACACGTTGCGGCGTATCACGCGGTGTATCAGCACTATCGCACTCAATTGCAGGGCCTCTGA
- the ahpF gene encoding alkyl hydroperoxide reductase subunit F: MLDANLKAQLKSYLERITRPIEIIASLDDGAKSQEMLALLNDIVSSSDKITLDTTGSDARTPSFALNSPGQDIKLRFAGLPMGHEFTSLVLALLQVGGYPSKSSEETIEQARSLTGEFKFETYFSLTCQNCPDVVQALNLLAVLNPNVQHVAIEGSLFQQEVTDRQIMSVPSIYLNGELFGQGRMNLEEILAKIDTSAGDRQAEKLNGKEAFDVLVVGGGPAGSAAAIYAARKGIRTAVAAERFGGQVLDTMAIENFISMQHTEGPKLVVALEEHVKQYEVDVINLQRGEQLIPGKNGELHQVKFASGGVLKGKTVILATGARWREMNVPGEQQYRNKGVAYCPHCDGPLFKGKRVAVIGGGNSGVEAAIDLAGIVSHVTLLEFDANLRADAVLQRKLHSLPNVTVLTSALTSEVTGDGQKVNGLRYKNRLTGEEITVELEGIFVQIGLLPNTEWLKGTVELSPRGEIIIDQRGETSIPGIFAAGDVTTVPYKQIVIAVGEGAKASLSAFDHLIRTSAPA; this comes from the coding sequence ATGTTGGACGCCAATCTTAAAGCTCAGTTGAAATCTTACCTGGAGCGGATCACTCGCCCGATCGAGATCATTGCGTCCCTTGATGACGGCGCAAAATCTCAGGAAATGCTGGCCCTGCTCAATGACATCGTCAGCAGCTCCGACAAGATCACCCTGGACACCACTGGCAGCGATGCACGCACGCCGTCCTTCGCCCTGAACAGCCCGGGCCAGGACATCAAGCTGCGCTTTGCCGGCTTGCCAATGGGTCACGAATTCACCTCGCTGGTATTGGCGCTGCTGCAAGTCGGCGGCTACCCGTCCAAATCCTCCGAGGAAACCATCGAGCAGGCCCGCAGCCTGACCGGTGAGTTCAAGTTTGAAACCTACTTCTCGCTGACCTGCCAGAACTGCCCCGACGTGGTCCAGGCGCTGAATCTGCTGGCCGTGCTCAACCCGAACGTGCAGCACGTCGCCATCGAAGGCAGCCTGTTCCAGCAAGAAGTCACCGACCGCCAGATCATGTCCGTGCCTAGCATCTACCTGAACGGCGAGTTGTTCGGCCAGGGCCGCATGAACCTGGAAGAGATTCTGGCGAAGATCGACACCAGCGCCGGTGATCGTCAGGCCGAGAAGCTCAATGGCAAAGAAGCGTTCGACGTGCTTGTCGTCGGCGGCGGCCCGGCCGGTTCTGCCGCAGCGATCTACGCTGCCCGCAAAGGTATCCGCACCGCGGTGGCGGCCGAGCGTTTTGGCGGCCAGGTGCTCGACACCATGGCGATCGAGAACTTCATCTCGATGCAGCATACCGAAGGGCCAAAGCTGGTGGTCGCGCTCGAAGAGCACGTCAAGCAGTACGAAGTCGACGTAATCAACCTGCAGCGCGGCGAGCAATTGATTCCGGGCAAGAACGGCGAGCTGCATCAGGTCAAGTTCGCCAGCGGCGGCGTGCTCAAAGGCAAGACCGTGATCCTGGCGACCGGCGCACGCTGGCGTGAAATGAACGTCCCGGGCGAACAGCAATACCGCAACAAGGGCGTGGCGTACTGCCCGCACTGTGACGGTCCGTTGTTCAAAGGCAAGCGCGTCGCGGTGATTGGCGGCGGCAATTCCGGCGTCGAAGCGGCCATCGACCTGGCGGGTATCGTGTCCCACGTCACCCTGCTGGAATTCGACGCCAACCTGCGCGCCGACGCGGTGCTGCAACGCAAGCTGCACAGCCTGCCAAACGTGACGGTCTTGACCAGCGCGTTGACCAGCGAAGTGACCGGCGACGGCCAGAAGGTCAACGGCCTGCGCTACAAGAACCGCCTCACCGGTGAAGAAATCACCGTAGAGCTGGAAGGCATCTTCGTGCAGATCGGCCTGCTGCCGAACACCGAGTGGCTCAAGGGCACCGTCGAGCTGTCGCCACGGGGTGAGATCATCATCGATCAACGCGGTGAGACGTCCATCCCGGGCATCTTCGCTGCCGGTGACGTGACCACCGTGCCGTACAAGCAGATCGTGATCGCGGTCGGCGAGGGCGCCAAAGCGTCGCTCAGCGCCTTCGACCACCTGATCCGCACCAGCGCCCCGGCGTAA
- a CDS encoding mannitol dehydrogenase family protein, giving the protein MKLNKQNLSNLGAGIAIPAYSLDERRQGIAHIGVGGFHRAHQAFYTDALMSLGANERSGEGLDWAICGVSLREEDRGNFEALKGQDFLYTLFELGDTPDTETRVIGAMSQMLMSTDSDLALIDKLASPDIRIVSLTITEGGYCIDDSTGEFMSHLPQIQYDLEHPATPKTVFGYLCAALTRRRAEGTPAFTLMSCDNLPHNGAMTRKALLAFAQLRDPELHDWIAANVSFPNAMVDRITPMTSTAHRLQLHDQKGIDDAWPVVCEPFVQWVLEDKFVNGRPAWEKVGVQFTDDVTPYEEMKIKLLNGSHLALTYLGALKGYRFVHETMNDPLFVEYIRTYMDLDVTPQLAPVPGIDLTEYKQTLIERFSNQAIADQLERVCSDGSSKFPKFTVPTINRLIVDSGNMDRASLVVAAWALYLQGNRNGDFTGENGVPYTVVDPRADFCKALVADDVLVTQRLLEVEEIFGAAIPQSPEFVASFEHNLNSLKQLGVSKTLENLLAKTV; this is encoded by the coding sequence ATGAAACTGAACAAGCAGAACCTCTCCAACCTGGGCGCCGGCATTGCCATCCCTGCCTACTCCCTCGATGAGCGTCGCCAAGGCATCGCGCACATTGGCGTTGGCGGTTTCCACCGCGCCCACCAGGCGTTTTACACCGATGCGCTGATGTCCCTCGGGGCGAATGAACGCAGTGGCGAAGGCCTGGACTGGGCCATTTGCGGGGTCAGCCTGCGCGAGGAAGACCGCGGCAATTTCGAAGCATTGAAGGGCCAGGACTTCCTCTACACCCTGTTCGAACTGGGCGACACCCCGGACACCGAAACCCGCGTGATCGGCGCCATGAGCCAGATGCTCATGTCCACCGACAGTGACCTGGCGCTGATCGACAAACTCGCCAGCCCGGATATCCGCATCGTCTCGCTGACCATCACCGAAGGCGGCTACTGCATTGATGACAGCACCGGCGAATTCATGAGCCACCTGCCACAGATCCAGTACGACCTCGAACACCCCGCCACACCAAAGACCGTGTTCGGTTATCTGTGCGCGGCGCTGACCCGACGCCGTGCAGAAGGCACGCCAGCGTTCACCCTGATGTCCTGCGATAACCTGCCGCACAACGGCGCGATGACACGCAAGGCGCTGCTGGCGTTCGCCCAACTGCGCGACCCGGAACTGCACGACTGGATCGCTGCAAACGTCAGCTTCCCCAACGCCATGGTCGACCGCATCACACCGATGACCAGCACCGCCCACCGCCTGCAACTGCACGATCAGAAAGGCATCGACGACGCCTGGCCGGTGGTCTGTGAACCCTTCGTGCAGTGGGTCCTGGAGGACAAATTCGTCAACGGCCGTCCAGCCTGGGAAAAGGTCGGCGTGCAGTTCACCGACGACGTGACCCCGTATGAAGAGATGAAAATCAAGCTGCTCAATGGCAGCCACCTGGCACTGACCTATCTCGGCGCGCTGAAGGGCTATCGCTTCGTCCACGAAACCATGAATGACCCGTTGTTCGTCGAGTACATCCGCACCTACATGGACCTGGACGTGACCCCGCAACTGGCGCCGGTGCCCGGCATCGACTTGACCGAGTACAAACAGACCCTGATCGAGCGTTTCTCCAATCAGGCCATTGCCGACCAGCTTGAGCGCGTGTGCTCCGACGGCTCGTCCAAATTCCCGAAATTCACCGTGCCGACGATCAATCGTCTCATCGTCGACAGCGGCAACATGGACCGCGCCTCACTGGTTGTCGCGGCCTGGGCGCTGTACCTGCAAGGCAACCGCAACGGCGACTTCACCGGCGAGAACGGCGTGCCGTACACCGTCGTCGACCCGCGCGCGGACTTTTGCAAGGCGCTGGTGGCCGATGATGTGCTGGTCACTCAGCGGCTGCTTGAAGTCGAAGAAATCTTCGGTGCGGCGATTCCCCAGTCCCCTGAGTTCGTGGCATCGTTCGAGCACAACCTGAACAGCCTGAAGCAGCTGGGCGTCAGCAAAACCCTGGAAAACCTGTTGGCGAAAACCGTCTGA
- a CDS encoding alpha/beta fold hydrolase yields the protein MKLRQYADRTLCALLVLMSVGICQGAEQQRVNIGSVNMTGGKISQCALGYRTYGTLAEDRNNVVLVTTWLAGRTSDQADMIGPGKLVDTNRWYVVAMDAIGNGVSCSPSNSPVAPRLKFPQFGIRDMVKAQHRLLALYLGIDHAHAIVGISMGGMQALQWAVMYPDFASKVVTIVGTPHPTERDLQAWNAELAAIERAPGWNDGNYAPGTVFKQLTAVHNGYLWTPERAAAKPAGNKPAPGGNVTASTGGQAFSTVDWYRQLQAMTSFDLVRQGDMATLAKKIKAQLLVITSERDRMVDPAPSKALAAQKRAQLLVLNSDCGHMAPACEADKVNEAVKAFLK from the coding sequence ATGAAACTGCGTCAATACGCTGACCGGACGCTGTGTGCGTTACTGGTTCTAATGAGTGTGGGCATTTGCCAGGGGGCAGAGCAGCAGCGCGTAAACATTGGCTCGGTGAACATGACCGGCGGCAAAATCTCACAATGCGCGTTGGGTTATCGCACCTACGGCACCCTGGCAGAAGATCGCAATAACGTCGTGCTGGTGACAACCTGGCTGGCCGGACGGACGTCCGATCAGGCTGACATGATCGGCCCCGGCAAGTTGGTCGACACCAATCGCTGGTACGTGGTGGCGATGGACGCCATCGGCAACGGCGTGTCGTGCTCGCCGTCCAACAGCCCGGTTGCGCCGCGCCTGAAGTTTCCGCAGTTCGGCATCCGCGACATGGTCAAGGCGCAGCATCGCTTGCTCGCCCTGTACTTGGGCATCGACCACGCCCACGCCATCGTCGGCATTTCCATGGGCGGCATGCAGGCCCTGCAATGGGCGGTGATGTACCCGGACTTTGCCAGCAAAGTGGTGACCATCGTCGGCACGCCTCACCCAACCGAACGCGACCTTCAGGCGTGGAATGCGGAACTCGCCGCCATCGAGCGGGCCCCCGGCTGGAACGATGGCAACTATGCGCCGGGCACGGTGTTCAAGCAGCTCACGGCGGTACACAACGGTTATCTGTGGACGCCGGAGCGTGCCGCAGCCAAGCCGGCGGGGAACAAGCCTGCGCCTGGCGGCAATGTCACTGCCTCTACAGGTGGCCAGGCGTTCAGTACGGTCGACTGGTACCGGCAATTGCAGGCGATGACGTCCTTCGATCTGGTGCGCCAGGGCGACATGGCCACGCTGGCCAAGAAGATCAAGGCGCAATTGTTAGTCATCACTTCAGAACGGGACCGCATGGTAGACCCGGCACCTTCCAAGGCGCTGGCCGCTCAAAAGCGCGCTCAGTTGCTGGTGCTCAACAGCGATTGCGGGCACATGGCGCCGGCATGTGAAGCGGACAAGGTGAACGAGGCGGTGAAGGCGTTTCTTAAATAG
- a CDS encoding DUF1883 domain-containing protein has product MKFIHQREHLNEGDIVVIESSNTCNIRLMSDANFRSFKNGGRHTYHGGAFDRFPAKIAVPSTGFWNITLDTVTQRAISVTRKPNLKHSIKIVRRSGSTLQH; this is encoded by the coding sequence GTGAAATTCATCCATCAACGCGAACACCTGAATGAAGGCGACATCGTGGTGATCGAGTCCTCGAACACCTGCAACATCCGCCTCATGAGTGACGCCAACTTCCGCAGCTTCAAGAACGGCGGCCGGCACACCTATCACGGCGGCGCCTTCGACCGTTTTCCGGCGAAAATTGCCGTGCCCAGCACCGGCTTCTGGAATATCACTCTCGACACGGTCACGCAGCGGGCGATCAGTGTGACGCGCAAGCCTAATCTCAAACACTCGATCAAGATCGTGCGTCGGTCAGGTTCGACGCTTCAGCACTGA